The Streptomyces rubrogriseus genomic sequence AGATCAAGTGGGGCGTGCATCCGAAGGGGGACGAGCGCGCCCAATGGGTCACCGGCGAGGACCGCACCGCGCTACAGGTCCTCGTCAGCGGACGCTTCCGGGTGGAGTTCCCCGGTCGCAGCGTCGTACTGGCCGAACAGGGCGACTACGTCGTGTGGGGCAGGGGCGTCGACCACTCCTGGTACGCGGAGGAGGAGTCCGTGGTCCTGACGGTGCGGTGGCCGTCCGTGCCCGGGTACGCGGTCGCCGACACCGACGCCGACGCCGAGCAGGACGGGTCCGGTGGGCAGGACGCCGGGAACTGAAAGTCCGCTCGGCGACGGCGGAGACCCCATACCCTGAGCGCCCGTCCGCACTGCCTGGGGGAGAAATGGCCAGTAGGTTCACGGAGTTGGTCCTCGACTGCCACGATCCGGAGCGGCTCGCGGCCTTCTGGTGCGCGGTCCTGGACTTCAAGGTGATCGACAGGGGCGAGGACAAGGTCGAGATCGGCTCCTGGGAGCCGACGGTCGAGGAGGTCCGCGCCCGCCAGATGCCGCCCACGCTCGTCTTCATCCGGGTGCCGGAGGGCAAGACCGTGAAGAACCGGCTCCACCTGGACGTGAGCCCGATCGACGGCAGTACGGAAGACGAGGCGGCCAGGCTCCTCGCCCTCGGCGCCACCAGGGTGGACGTGGGCCAGGGGCCCGGCCGGAGCTGGGCGGTCATGGCCGACCCCGAGGGCAACGAGTTCGACGTCGTACGCAGCCTGGCACCGTCTGATCAGAGGCTCCCCGCCGACCGCTCATGAGCGAGCCGTTGTCAGTGGTTAAGGCTAGGGTCGCGGACGCGCGGTCGGCATCCGAGGTACCCAGCTCTGCAGTGCGGCTGCATCCCCGGTTCTGTCCGGGGGCGGCCCGGGAACAGCCCGGGACCCAACCGACGACCGGGCTTGGTCGATGGCCAAGAGCGAGACCTGCCAGCGCCGACCGCGCACTCATCAACGACGCGAGCGACCGGGTTCCCCACCGCGATCCAGGGTGCGACCGAGAAGGGGCAGCAGGCGGTCCCAGTGGAGCCGCAGTGCGGCGGCGTCGAAGGCGTCGGTGTCGGACATGGTGAAGCCGTGGACGGTGCCGGGGTAGATCTCCGAGGTGTAGCGGACACCCGCCGCATCCAGGGCCTGGTTCAGCTCGCCGAGGCCCTCGGGCGTCAAGTCGCTCTCGGCGTGCCCGAAGTGGACCTCTGCGGTGAGCTTGGCGAGGCTGTCGGCCCCGTCGGCTCCCACGGGCGCGTGGAACGCGGCGAGGGCGGCCACCTGCCCCGGACGGGCCACCGCGGTGCGCGTCGCCAACAGACCGCCGATGCAGTAGCCGGTCACCGCGACCGGCCCTGGCCCGACCTCGGGCTGAGCGGTGAGGAACGCGAGAAAGGCGTCGGCGTCACGCAGCACCCGTTCCGCCGTGTGCACCTCGATCAAGGGCATCAGCTGGCCGAACACCGCGCCCCGGACTTCCTCTCCGATGTACTCGGGCAGCTCGACGACCGGCGCCGGGCCGTGCCGGTAGAAGAAGTTGGGCACGAGTACGTAGTACCCGTGCCCGGCGAGTTCGCGGGCCAGCTCCCGCAGTACGGGCCGGATCCCGAAGCCGTCCGCGTACATCAGCATCCCTGGATGCCGCTCCCCACCGCCCGGGAAGGCGGCGAACGCGTCGGCCTGTCCGTCCGCGGTAGGGATCTGCAGCGACTTGGACCTGGTGGGCATGAATTCTCCTGTCGTAGTTGATGTGTCGAGCTTGTGATCAACACGACGGAGGCGGTGCCCTCGCGGCAGCGCGGGTTCCTCGGTCGGACAGCGGGCCCGTACCGGCCCGTACGGCACTCAGAAGAGCACCGGGTCACCAATCCGTGTGTGGCGCGAGGCCGTCCCGGTAGTCATGACCCCAGAACATAGCCCAGCTCTCGACGGCACCGCTGGTACCGTCGCTTCCTCACTCCGACGGATAGATGTCCCCGCCCCGCTCCATGCTTTCCTCTTCGCTCTGGCTCTGCAGCCTTCGGGCCTTCTCCTGGAGCCTCTTCCGCTCGCCGGGGTCGCTGGTCCGTTCCGAGGCGGCCTTCAACTCCTGGGCCTTGTCCCGCATCTGCTGGAGCCGGGCGCGAGCTTCTCCACCTGCACTCATGTGATCCGTCCTCGCATCGTGAGCGGCAGTTGCGCATACCAGCGAATCACACACGGCTACCCTCCGCACCTGGAGCGTTACCCGCGCTTCTGCCGTCCGGAGGCGCTCCGCGATATCGGCGTACGTTCTACTGTGATCGCGGACCGAAGGGACGCCGCATGGCCAACGTCGTGGATCTGATCTGCTATCCCGTCAAGGGGTGTGCGGGCACGTCGACGAGCGGTGCGCTTCTGACTCCGGCGGGCCTCGCCCACGACCGGAGCTTCATGGTCATCAGCGAGGACGGAATCTTCCGCACGCAACGCCGACACCCCCGCCTCGCCCTGATCCGGCCTGCCATCAGCACCGACGGTACTCGGCTCACGCTTGACGCGACCCGCGGTGCGGACGGTGCCGAAGGCACCGGCCGCTTCGGCACGTTGTGCCTCGACGTGACGACATCCGCGCCGCGCCGCGACGTCGATCTGTTCGGCACCGTCTTCCAGGGGATCGACCAGGGCGACGAAGCCGCCGCCTGGCTGTCGGAGTTCCTCGGCGCCCCCAGCCGTCTGGTCCGCGTACCGCCGGAGCACGACCGCATCACCGACGGCCTGACCCCTGGCCCCTCCGGCTACGCCGACAGCAGTGCGGTGCACCTGCTGTCCCGCGCCTCCCTCGCCCTCCTCAACCAGCGGCTGGCCGAACGCGGCGCCCCGGCCCTGCCGATGAACCGCTTCCGCCCGAACATCGTCGTCGACAGCGACTGGGCAGCCGTACCGCACTCCGAGGACCGCGGGCGCCGCATCTCCATCGGCGGTGCCGAGTTGGGCTATGCCAAGCTCGCGGTGCGCTGTGCCGTCACTCTGGTTGAGCAGGAGGCCGGGGCAAGGCGGGGTCCGGAACCACTGCGCACCCTCGCGACCTACCGCCGGGCGGCAAGCGGCGGCGTGGTGTTCGGCGCCAAGTTCTCCGTGATCACGCCGGGGAAGCTGTCGGTCGGCGACGAGGTCGTCATCCAGGAGTGGGGCGACGCCGACCTGTAGGGACTCCCGGCCCGGCCGCATCCGGCACCGGCGAACTCTGTTGCCCGGTGTGCCACCCATCGGATTCGATCGCAGTCATGACCGATGGCGCCGCAGTCGACGTTGCCGACGAGCAGATCGTCAGCAACCAGATCATCCGGGGTATCAAGACCCTCCGTGACCATCTGGACTGCTCTGTCCATGAGGCCCTGGACATCTTTGTTGCCAGGTACGAGGTCCTGAGGGCGGAGCGCCCAGGCGACTTCGCCTGCGGCCGTGACGAGTACTGGGCCGGCTTCTACTCGTGAGACCGAGCCTGCCGTCGGCAGTGTCGTAACTCGGACTGTGGCGTGGGACAGGACCGCCCGTCTTACGCGTCGAAGTCGTACTCCAAGACGTACGAAGCGGCGTCCAGCTTCATTTCGTTGATCTCGACGGCGCGACCCTCGTCCGTTCACGCGGTGCGGCAGATTTCGAGATGGCCGACGCCTGGCCTCCGTCCTGATATGGCCGCTCACGCGAACGCCGGCCCGAAACGCCAGTCGGCCCCCGCCCTGCCGAGTAACGGCAGGACGGGGGCCGACTGAGGTGGGCCTACTTCTTCTTGCCCTGGTTCTTCACGGCTTCGATCGCGGCCGCCGCCGCGTCCGGGTCCAGGTACGTGCCGCCCGGGTTCAGGGGCTTGAACTCGGCGTTCAGTTCGTAGGACAGCGGGATGCCCGTCGGGATGTTCAGGCCCGCGATGTCGGCGTCGGAGATGCCGTCGAGGTGCTTGACGAGGGCGCGGAGCGAGTTGCCGTGGGCGGCGACCAGGACCGTGCGGCCGGTCAGGAGGTCGGGGACGATCGCGTCGAACCAGTACGGGAGCATGCGGCCGACGACGTCCTTGAGGCACTCCGTCTGCGGGCGCAGCTCCGGCGGGAGCATCGCGTAGCGCGGGTCGGAGAACTGGGAGTACTCGGCGTCGCGGTCCAGCGCGGGCGGCGGGGTGTCGTAGGAGCGGCGCCACAGCATGAACTGCTCCTCGCCGAACTCGGCGAGCGTCTGGGCCTTGTCCTTGCCCTGGAGGGCGCCGTAGTGGCGCTCGTTCAGGCGCCAGTGGCGGTGGACCGGGATCCAGTGGCGGTCGGCGGCCTCCAGCGCGAGCTGGGCCGTGCGGATCGCGCGCTTCTGGACGGACGTGTGGACCACGTCGGGCAGCAGGCCGGCGTCCTTGAGCAGCTCGCCGCCGCGCGTCGCCTCCTTCTCGCCCTTCGGGGTGAGGTTGACGTCCACCCAGCCGGTGAACAGGTTCTTCTCGTTCCACTCGCTCTCGCCGTGGCGGAGGAGGATCAGCTTGTACGGTGCGTCGGCCATGCTCCCGAGCGTAATCCAAGGCTCTGATCCCCCGCGCGTGCGCCCGGTGGGCGGACGGTTGACGGGAAGTGTTAATTGAATGGCTTCCCCGAGAGAGCCGTTTGTAAGTTGTGCTTACCGCATCAGCCGCTTACAGCGATCTCAATCACCTCGGGGGACCCATGCCTGTCGCCGGACTCGGACGTGACGCACGCGAGACCGTCTCCGGGCTCCCCCGCGAGTTCTGGTGGCTGTGGACCAGCACCCTGGTCAACCGGCTCGGTGCCTTCGTCGCCACCTTCATGGCGCTGTACCTGACCATCGACCGCGGCTACTCCGCCTCGTACGCCGGTCTGGTCGCCGCCCTGCACGGGCTCGGCGGGGTCGTGTCCTCGCTGGGCGCCGGGGTGATGTCCGACCGGCTGGGGCGGCGGCCCACGCTGCTGGTCGCGCAGACCTCCACCGCGCTGTCGGTCGCGCTGCTCGGCTTCGTGCGGGACCCGGTGGCCATCGCCGCCGTCGCCTTCCTGGTCGGCATGGCCAGCAACGCCTCCCGGCCCGCGGTGCAGGCGATGATGGCGGACATCGTGCGGCCCGAGGACCGTATCCGGGCGTTCTCGCTCAACTACTGGGCGATCAACCTCGGCTTCGCGATCTCCTCCATGGCGGCCGGGTTCATCGCCGAGGTCAGCTATCTCGCCGGGTTCATGATCGAGGCCGGGATGACGCTCGTCTGTGCCGTCCTCGTCTTCGTGAAGCTGCCCGAGTCCCGGCCCCAGCAGGAGACGACCCTGGACGACGGCCCGGGCAAGGGCACGGCCGTCTCCCTGGGGACCGTGGTGCGCGACGGGCGGTACATGAGCGTCGTCGGGCTGTCCTTCCTGATCGCCGTGATCTTCCAGCAGGCCTACGTGGGGCTGCCCGTCGCCATGGGCGACGCCGGGTTCACGCCCGCCGACTTCGGGCTGGCCATCGCCGTCAACGGCGTCCTGATCGTCGTCCTGCAGATCCCCGTCACGCGGTTCATCGAGCACCGCGATCCGCGACTGCTGCTCGTCGCCTCGTCGCTGCTGGCCGGGTACGGCTTCGGGCTCACCGCCTTCGCCGGGTCGGTCGGCGTCTTCGCCCTCACCGTGTGCGTGTGGACGCTGGCCGAGATCGTCAACGCGCCGACCCAGACCGGGCTCGTCGTCCGGCTGTCGCCGGTGCACGGGCGCGGCCGGTACCAGGGGATGTACACCATGTCCTGGGCGGTCGCCTCCCTCGTCGCCCCGCTGATGTCCGGGTTCGTCATCGACCGCTGGGGCGCCGAGTGGCTGTGGGGCATCTGCGCGGTCGTCGGCACCGTGGCGGCGGCCGGGTACTGGGGGCTCATGCGGGGCCTGCCGGACGACGGCCACAGCTACAGCCACAGTCACAGTCACAGTCACAGCGATAGCGGCAACGGCAGCGACAGCGACAGCGACAACAGCAACGGCAACGGCAACGGCAGCGACGAGATGCCGGTGGCCCCGGAAGCGTCCGCCGTCCCCGCGCCCCGGGTCGACACCAGCGCCGTCTGACCCCGCCGCTCGCCGGGCGGGCGCGTCCGATCCCGGGCGCGTCCGGTCACGGGCGCGTCCGGTCACGGGCGCGTCCGGTCACGGGTGCATCCGGGCACCCTTCAGCACCTTGTCCACCGCGTTCTTCGGGCCGTACACCGCGAGGCCCACCAGGTCCAGGTCCGCCGTCGCCACCGCCCGCACCGCCGCGCGGTTGTCGCGGTCGTTGCCCGTGGTGAAGAGGTCGGACGTGAAGAGGGCGCGGGGCAGGGCGCGGGACAGTACGCGCGCGTGGGCGGTCGTCAGCGTCTCCTTCGTGCCCTCGAAGACCAGCACCGGCTGGCGGAACATCGGCAGGTAGCCGACGGCGTCCGCGTCCTCGTAGGGCTCCCCGATCACCTCGGGGAACTGCTTGCCCAGGCCGCTGACCAGGAACGCCGTGACGTTGAGGCGCTGCCAGGTCTCCAGGTCCTCGCGCAGCAGTACGGCGATCTTGGTGTCGAAGCGGACGGGGGTCTCGGTTTCGGGAGCCTCGGGAGTCTCGGGGGCTGCTTCGTGCGTGCTCATACGGTGAGACTGCCGACCCGTACCCCGCCCGGTCTTGTACGTTTTTTGCATGGGCGGCCGACCGAAGGACCAGCGGAACGTCTCCGCCTGGCGGCCCCGCGTCCCCGGCGTCGTCGAGGTCTTCCACGCCCACTACACCGAGTACGCCTATCCGATGCACGTCCACGACGCCTGGACGCTGCTCATCGTCGACGACGGCGCCGTACGGTACGACCTGGACCGGCACGAGCACGGCACCCCGCACGACACGGTGTCGCTGCTGCCGCCGCACGTGCCGCACAACGGCTCCCCGGCGACCCCGGACGGGTTTCGCAAGCGCGTCCTGTACCTGGACGCCTCCCGGCTCGGCGACGAGCTGATCGGACCGGCGGTGGACGCGCCCGACCTGCGCGATCCGGTGCTGCGGCGGCGGGTCGGGCAGCTGCACGCGGCGCTCGCGCTGCCCGGGGACGAGCTGGAGGCGGAGAGCCGGCTGACCCTGATCGGCGACCGGCTGCGCGACCATCTGCGGCCGGGGACCTGCGCGGCCGGCGCACGCCGGGACCCCGTGCTCGCCCGGCGGCTGCGGGAGCTGCTCGACGAGCGGGTCGTCGCGGGGATCGGGCTGGCGGAGGCGGCCGCGCTCGTGCCCGCGCATCCGGCGCACCTCGTACGGGCGTTCAGCGGCGCGTACGGCATCGCGCCGCACCAGTACCTGATGTCCCGGCGGGTCGACCGGGCCCGGCGGATGCTGCTCGCCGGTGACTCGCCGGCGGAGGTGGCGGGGGCCACCGGTTTCTACGACCAGGCCCATCTGACCCGGCACTTCAAGCGCTTGGTGGGGGTCACGCCCGGGCGCTACCGGGCGAGCGGCGCCCGGGCCTGACGCCGCCGGTCAGTCGCCGGAGCGCTCGATCAGGTGCTGGAACGCCTCCAGGTTCCGCGTCGACTCGCCGCGCGCGGTGCGCCACTCGTACTCCTTGCGGATGGCGGAGGCGAAGCCCAGCTCGAGCAGGGTGTTGAAGGCGCCGTCGGCGGCCTCCAGTACCTGGCCGAGGAGGCGGTCGATCTCGTCGGGGGTGACGGCGGCCAGGGGGAGTTTCGCGGTGACGTAGATGTCGCCGAGGCGGTCGACGGCGTAACCGATGCCGTAGAGCTTGAGGTTGCGTTCCAGCAGCCAGCGGTGGACGGCCGGTTCGTTCTCGTCGGGGTGGCGGACGACGAAGGCGTTGAGGGAGAGGGAGTGCCGGCCGAGGAGGAGGGAGACCGTCGTGGACAGCTTGCGGGTGCCGGGGAGCTTGACGACGTAGTTGCCGGGTTCCGGGCTCTCCCACTCCAGGTCGGCGTCCTTCAGTGCCGCCTCGAGGACCTGCGCTGCCTTCTGCTGTGGTGCCTCAGCCATGGTGCGAGCGTACGCGACGGCGGTACGACTGGATCGCGGCCGTGTAGACGTCGGCGGTGGTGGCGGCGGCGCTGTCCCACCCGAACGACTGGGCGTGCCGGGCGGCGGCGTCGCCCATGCGGGGCGTCAGCTCGGGGTTGTCGGCGAAGTCGCGCAGCACGCGCGCGTAGGCGACGGGATCGTGGCCGTGGACGAGGCGGCCGGTGTGTCCGTCGCGCACGGCGACCGGGAGACCGCCGACCGCGGCCGCGAGCACCGGCGTACCGGCCGCCTGGGCCTCGATGGCCACCAGCCCGAAGGACTCGCTGTAGGACGGCATGACCAGCACGGACGCGGCCCGGAACCAGTCGGCGAGCTGTTCCTGGCCGACGGGCGGGCGGAAGCGTACGACGTCGGCGATGCCGAGCCGCGCGGCGAGTTTCTGCAGGCCCTCCGGCTTGGCGAGGCCGCTGCCGCTGGGGCCGCCGACGACGGGGACGACGATGCGGGAGCGCAGCTCGGGGCGTTCGTCGAGGAGGACGGCGACGGCGCGCAGCAGGATGTCCGGCGCCTTCAGGGGCTGTATGCGGCCCGCGAAGAGCGGGATCAGCGCGTCCTGGGGCAGGCCGAGGCGGGCACGGGCGGCGGCGCGGGCGTTGCCGTGCTGTCCCGGGCCGGGGACGCGGCCCTTGGGGAAGGGGCGGAAGCGCTCCAGGTTCACGCCGGGATGGACCACGGCGACCTTGTCGGGGTCGGCGGCGTAGTGGCGGACGAGTTCGTCGGCCTCCTCGGCCGTGTTGGCGATCAGCCGGTCGGAGGCGGCGACGATCTGGGTCTCGCCGATGACGCGGGCGGCCGGTTCGGGGGTGTCGCCGTCGGCCAGGTTGGCGTTCTTGACCTTGGCCATGGTGTGCATGGCGTGCACCAGGGGCGCGCCCCAGCGCTGGGCGGCGAGCCAGCCGACGTGGCCGGAGAGCCAGTAGTGGGAGTGCACGAGGTCGTAGTGGCCGGGGCGGTGACCGGCCCAGGCCTGCATCACGCCGTGCGTGAAGGCGCAGAGCTGGGCGGGCAGCTCCTCCTTGGCCAGCCCCTCGTACGGGCCCGCGTCGACGTGCCGGACGAGGACGCCGGGGGCCAGTTCGACGGCGGGCGGGAGGGCGGCGGTGGTCGCCCGGGTGAAGATCTCGACTTCGATGTTGATCTCGGCGAGGCGCTGCGCCAGCTCCACGATGTAGACGTTCATGCCGCCGGCGTCGCCGGTGCCGGGCTGGTGGAGCGGTGAGGTGTGCACGGAGAGCATGGCGACGCGGCGGGGCCTTCGGTTCAGCCTCAGCCGCGGGGAGGCCGCCGGTGAGCGACGCCCGAGCCTGCTGACGTACTGGCTCACGAGCCGTTCCTCCTCGCTGCGGGCATGCCGGTCGGAGGACGTGGGGTGCCCTCCAAGGGTTGGGAACACCGGACGGGCGGTGCTCCATTCCGCTTTTCCGACCTTTGCCGAATCATTACCGCCGATCGCTCAACCGTTCGAGGGTCCTTCGGGTCCCCCGCCCGGTCCTGCGGGTCCCCCACCCCGGCCCCGCGGGTCCCCCGCCCGGTCGTCACCCGAGTCGGCGCCGACGCGAGCCCTGTCTGGTGTGCGGGTACCACCATTCCGCGGCCGAATGCCGGACGCCCGCCGCATACCCTCGTAGGCATGCCACCCCGCGCCACCGCCTCCCGCCCCGTGGGCACGGTCACGCGCGGGACGACGAACCCCAACCGGCTGCGCCGCATGGACCGCTGGATCGCGGCCGCGCACGGTGCCGAACTGCGCCGCGCCGCCGACCCGGTCGCCGTCGACCTCGGCTACGGCGCGGCGCCCTGGACCGCCGTCGAACTGCTGCACCGCCTACGCACGGTCGCGCCGCACGCGCGCGTGGTGGGCGTCGAGATCGACCCGGCCCGGGTGGCGGCGGCCCAGCCGTACGCGCGCGCGGGGCTGGATTTCCGACACGGCGGTTTCGAGGTCCCCGTCTCCGCGCCGCCGCTGCTGATCCGCGCGGCGAACGTGTTGCGCCAGTACGACGAGGGCGAGGTCGCCGCCGTCTGGCGGCGGCTGTGCGCGCGGCTCGCCCCGGCGTCGGAGCACTCGCGCGGCGGGCTGCTGGTCGAGGGGACCTGCGACGAGATCGGGCGCCGGCACGTGTGGGTGGCGCTCGGGCCCGAGGGACCGCGCACGGTCACCTTCGCGACCCGGCTCGGTTCCCTGGACCGCCCCTCCGACCTGGCCGAACGGCTGCCGAAGGCGCTCATCCACCGCAATGTCCCCGGCGAGCCCGTGCACGCCTTCCTGCGCGACTTCGACCGCGCCTGGGCCGCCGCCGCGCCCTACGCCTCCTACGGCGCCCGGCAGCGCTGGATGCGGTCGGTGCGGGACCTGACGGCCGACTGGCCGGTGACGGACGGGCCGGTGCGGTGGCGGCAGGGTGAAGTGACGGTGCGGTGGGAGGCGTTGGCGCCCCGCGCGTGAGCCCACGGCGCGGACGGGGGGCGGGGCCGAGCGGGAGGCCGCCGACCGGGAACGATCTTCCTGCGGCGTTCGTCACACCCCGAGGGAAGCAAGGGAAGCAATCGAGGGGAAGCAGGAGGAAAGCACGGCCTCTGTCGCTTTTCGCGCCGGCATGGCACGATCCCCCGAGCGAGCTATGTTACTGACGGTTAATCAGGTTGGGGGCGAGGTATGCGTACGGGGAAGCGTGTCCTGACGACGACTGCCGTGACCGTGGTCTGCGCGATCACCGTGCTGGCGGCACCGGGGACGGCGTTCGCGGACCCCGGCCCCTCGCCCTCGTCCTCCCCGGCACCGGGCACCCCGGGCGCTTCCGCCACCGCGCCTGTCGGCCCGTCGGCCACGCCCGGCAAGGGCAAGGACCTGGAAGCCGTACGCAAGAAGCTCGACAAGCTCTACCGCGCCGCGGCCTCCGCCACGGAGGAGTACAACGCGGCCGAGGAGAAGGCCGAGAAACAGAACGCCGAGATCGTCGAGCTGGCCAAGAAGATCGTCAAGGGCCAGGAGAGGCTGGACGGCCTCAAGGACCGCGCGGGAGCCGCGGCCCGCTCCCAGTACCGCACCGGCGGCCTGCCCGACGGGGCGAAGCTCATCCTGAGCGACGACCCCGAGGACTTCCTCGACGGGACCGGACGGGTGATCCAGGGCCAGCGCGCCACCAAGGGCCTGCTCGGCGAGCTGACCCGCGCCCAGCGGGAACTGAAGGCCTACGCGGCGGACGCCTCCGCCCGCTTCAAGGAGCTGGAGGCGAACCGCAAGGCCAAGGCCACCGCCCAGAAGAAGATCGAGAAGCAGATCGCGGCGGCCGAGAAGCTGGAGTCCGAGCTGGAGAAGGAGGAGAAGGAGCGCCTCGCCCGGCTGGAGCGGGAGGCGCAGGCCAAGGCGCAGACCGCCTGGCTCGACTCCGGCATCCTGAAGGACCTCGACACCGGGGCGACCGAGCGGGGCCGCAAGGCGGTCGAGTA encodes the following:
- a CDS encoding dienelactone hydrolase family protein is translated as MPTRSKSLQIPTADGQADAFAAFPGGGERHPGMLMYADGFGIRPVLRELARELAGHGYYVLVPNFFYRHGPAPVVELPEYIGEEVRGAVFGQLMPLIEVHTAERVLRDADAFLAFLTAQPEVGPGPVAVTGYCIGGLLATRTAVARPGQVAALAAFHAPVGADGADSLAKLTAEVHFGHAESDLTPEGLGELNQALDAAGVRYTSEIYPGTVHGFTMSDTDAFDAAALRLHWDRLLPLLGRTLDRGGEPGRSRR
- a CDS encoding class I SAM-dependent methyltransferase, coding for MPPRATASRPVGTVTRGTTNPNRLRRMDRWIAAAHGAELRRAADPVAVDLGYGAAPWTAVELLHRLRTVAPHARVVGVEIDPARVAAAQPYARAGLDFRHGGFEVPVSAPPLLIRAANVLRQYDEGEVAAVWRRLCARLAPASEHSRGGLLVEGTCDEIGRRHVWVALGPEGPRTVTFATRLGSLDRPSDLAERLPKALIHRNVPGEPVHAFLRDFDRAWAAAAPYASYGARQRWMRSVRDLTADWPVTDGPVRWRQGEVTVRWEALAPRA
- a CDS encoding DUF2000 domain-containing protein; this translates as MSTHEAAPETPEAPETETPVRFDTKIAVLLREDLETWQRLNVTAFLVSGLGKQFPEVIGEPYEDADAVGYLPMFRQPVLVFEGTKETLTTAHARVLSRALPRALFTSDLFTTGNDRDNRAAVRAVATADLDLVGLAVYGPKNAVDKVLKGARMHP
- a CDS encoding MOSC domain-containing protein gives rise to the protein MANVVDLICYPVKGCAGTSTSGALLTPAGLAHDRSFMVISEDGIFRTQRRHPRLALIRPAISTDGTRLTLDATRGADGAEGTGRFGTLCLDVTTSAPRRDVDLFGTVFQGIDQGDEAAAWLSEFLGAPSRLVRVPPEHDRITDGLTPGPSGYADSSAVHLLSRASLALLNQRLAERGAPALPMNRFRPNIVVDSDWAAVPHSEDRGRRISIGGAELGYAKLAVRCAVTLVEQEAGARRGPEPLRTLATYRRAASGGVVFGAKFSVITPGKLSVGDEVVIQEWGDADL
- a CDS encoding VOC family protein, giving the protein MASRFTELVLDCHDPERLAAFWCAVLDFKVIDRGEDKVEIGSWEPTVEEVRARQMPPTLVFIRVPEGKTVKNRLHLDVSPIDGSTEDEAARLLALGATRVDVGQGPGRSWAVMADPEGNEFDVVRSLAPSDQRLPADRS
- a CDS encoding type III secretion system chaperone family protein, whose amino-acid sequence is MAEAPQQKAAQVLEAALKDADLEWESPEPGNYVVKLPGTRKLSTTVSLLLGRHSLSLNAFVVRHPDENEPAVHRWLLERNLKLYGIGYAVDRLGDIYVTAKLPLAAVTPDEIDRLLGQVLEAADGAFNTLLELGFASAIRKEYEWRTARGESTRNLEAFQHLIERSGD
- a CDS encoding C40 family peptidase — encoded protein: MRTGKRVLTTTAVTVVCAITVLAAPGTAFADPGPSPSSSPAPGTPGASATAPVGPSATPGKGKDLEAVRKKLDKLYRAAASATEEYNAAEEKAEKQNAEIVELAKKIVKGQERLDGLKDRAGAAARSQYRTGGLPDGAKLILSDDPEDFLDGTGRVIQGQRATKGLLGELTRAQRELKAYAADASARFKELEANRKAKATAQKKIEKQIAAAEKLESELEKEEKERLARLEREAQAKAQTAWLDSGILKDLDTGATERGRKAVEYATAQIGKPYQWGAEGPKSYDCSGLTSQAWGAAGQAIPRTSQQQWKQLRHVAVEDMRPGDLIIYFDDASHVGMYVGDGSMVHAPRPGRSITVAGAGSMPILGVVRPDTAPEQASTPKE
- a CDS encoding cupin domain-containing protein; this encodes MTDDVYVGNAGEDAALDRGWLLGHFKDASDPRHSEDVEIKWGVHPKGDERAQWVTGEDRTALQVLVSGRFRVEFPGRSVVLAEQGDYVVWGRGVDHSWYAEEESVVLTVRWPSVPGYAVADTDADAEQDGSGGQDAGN
- a CDS encoding phosphoglyceromutase, coding for MADAPYKLILLRHGESEWNEKNLFTGWVDVNLTPKGEKEATRGGELLKDAGLLPDVVHTSVQKRAIRTAQLALEAADRHWIPVHRHWRLNERHYGALQGKDKAQTLAEFGEEQFMLWRRSYDTPPPALDRDAEYSQFSDPRYAMLPPELRPQTECLKDVVGRMLPYWFDAIVPDLLTGRTVLVAAHGNSLRALVKHLDGISDADIAGLNIPTGIPLSYELNAEFKPLNPGGTYLDPDAAAAAIEAVKNQGKKK
- a CDS encoding DUF6381 family protein, with the translated sequence MSAGGEARARLQQMRDKAQELKAASERTSDPGERKRLQEKARRLQSQSEEESMERGGDIYPSE
- a CDS encoding AraC family transcriptional regulator, coding for MGGRPKDQRNVSAWRPRVPGVVEVFHAHYTEYAYPMHVHDAWTLLIVDDGAVRYDLDRHEHGTPHDTVSLLPPHVPHNGSPATPDGFRKRVLYLDASRLGDELIGPAVDAPDLRDPVLRRRVGQLHAALALPGDELEAESRLTLIGDRLRDHLRPGTCAAGARRDPVLARRLRELLDERVVAGIGLAEAAALVPAHPAHLVRAFSGAYGIAPHQYLMSRRVDRARRMLLAGDSPAEVAGATGFYDQAHLTRHFKRLVGVTPGRYRASGARA
- a CDS encoding MDR family MFS transporter gives rise to the protein MPVAGLGRDARETVSGLPREFWWLWTSTLVNRLGAFVATFMALYLTIDRGYSASYAGLVAALHGLGGVVSSLGAGVMSDRLGRRPTLLVAQTSTALSVALLGFVRDPVAIAAVAFLVGMASNASRPAVQAMMADIVRPEDRIRAFSLNYWAINLGFAISSMAAGFIAEVSYLAGFMIEAGMTLVCAVLVFVKLPESRPQQETTLDDGPGKGTAVSLGTVVRDGRYMSVVGLSFLIAVIFQQAYVGLPVAMGDAGFTPADFGLAIAVNGVLIVVLQIPVTRFIEHRDPRLLLVASSLLAGYGFGLTAFAGSVGVFALTVCVWTLAEIVNAPTQTGLVVRLSPVHGRGRYQGMYTMSWAVASLVAPLMSGFVIDRWGAEWLWGICAVVGTVAAAGYWGLMRGLPDDGHSYSHSHSHSHSDSGNGSDSDSDNSNGNGNGSDEMPVAPEASAVPAPRVDTSAV
- the mshA gene encoding D-inositol-3-phosphate glycosyltransferase, which encodes MSQYVSRLGRRSPAASPRLRLNRRPRRVAMLSVHTSPLHQPGTGDAGGMNVYIVELAQRLAEINIEVEIFTRATTAALPPAVELAPGVLVRHVDAGPYEGLAKEELPAQLCAFTHGVMQAWAGHRPGHYDLVHSHYWLSGHVGWLAAQRWGAPLVHAMHTMAKVKNANLADGDTPEPAARVIGETQIVAASDRLIANTAEEADELVRHYAADPDKVAVVHPGVNLERFRPFPKGRVPGPGQHGNARAAARARLGLPQDALIPLFAGRIQPLKAPDILLRAVAVLLDERPELRSRIVVPVVGGPSGSGLAKPEGLQKLAARLGIADVVRFRPPVGQEQLADWFRAASVLVMPSYSESFGLVAIEAQAAGTPVLAAAVGGLPVAVRDGHTGRLVHGHDPVAYARVLRDFADNPELTPRMGDAAARHAQSFGWDSAAATTADVYTAAIQSYRRRVRSHHG